Below is a window of Deltaproteobacteria bacterium DNA.
CAACAGATCCTCAGCATCCAAGAACTTACGGTATCGTACAACAGCACCAAGGTCTTTTGCTTTGGATCGCCAACCACTGGGAAGAAAGCCCAAAAGTACTTCCCAATCCTCCATTTCTTCTGTAAAAACGAAACGCTCCATTGCCACCCCCTTTGGTGACAATGGTACCATAAACTTGGCAAAAAAGAAATCCTTAAGTTAGCGCTTATGGGGCGGCCCCCCACGCCCCGGTTAGATGGCAGTACTTGGAAACATGTATGGGTTTTTGCAGCCGCTGCTCGAAGGCGGCTACGAGAGCCCTATTCTTTGCCGTGGCCCCTTGGAAGAATACGGTGTTTCCAATGCTCCCTTCAATGGCCACCTTGGTGAGGTAGTTTTCCCTGATGGCATGGAGCACGGAGGCAAGCACTTCATCAACAGTATATCCTTCAGAGAGATAATGGTTCATGTCCCTTTCCATGAACACGGTGCACCGGTCGCTCACAATGGGGGACTTTTGACCTTCGGTTCTCGAGGAATACTCCGCCAACGGACATCCCAGGGTCCGGGCCTGCTCCTCGATAAAGCTCCCCGTTCCGGCGGCGCACACGTTATTCATGATGGAGAACGTGACCCTGCCGTCTTTTAAGGTGGTAAATTTCGAGTCCTGCCCGCCGATCTCGATGATGGTGTCCACGTCCGGATCGATCTCGCAGGCGGCTCTGGCGTGAGCCGTGATCTCGTCAACCACGATATCCGCGCCGATAATCTTCCCCGCGAATTTCCTCCCGGACCCGGTTGTTGCGGCTCCCATCATCCGCAAGCCGATGTTCCGTTTTTCAGCCATGTCATCCATGGATGAAAACAATCTCTGGACGGCGGCGACCGGTCTCCCGGCGGTGGCGGTGTAGAAGCCGGCGAGCACCCGGCGATCGGGATTGAGGAGAACGGCCTTGGTGCTCGTGGATCCGACATCCACGCCCAGGATCACTTCATAGTCGGATGCGGGGGTGAGGGTTTCATAGATATCCACTTCCACGGGGCAGGAAACGCCCGTATCGACGGCGGCGTATTCGTATTTCTCGAGGCCTCCGAACTCCGGATATTGGGAAAGAGTCAGTTCGAGCCGGTCGTGGAAATACTTTTTGGGGACGGTTTCAGGGCCCAGCAGATCGTCCGCCGTCTTAAACGGCGCAACGTTCTCTCCGACCCCTTCGTCAACCAGGAGAAATGCCGCGCCGATGGCCCCATAAACGCCGGTTTCATCTACGATGATCTCTTTTCCGGAAATGGATGCGATATGCCGAACCACCGCCCGATTTCCGGACACGCCGCCGGTAAAAAGCACGGGGTTAAACGGTTCCCTGTCCAGAGCAAGCATATCCACGATGTTCTTGGCAAGACCGTAGCACAACCCGTCGCAGATCTGTTCGAGGGTGTATCCTTCCTGTTGAGCGTGCACCAGATCGGTTTTCGCAAAGACGGCGCACCTCGATGCGATTTTGGGTATGCTCTCTCTGTTGCTGAACGCTTTCTCGCTCAGCGCTTCCGTGCTTTCCAGATTCAACCGCCGCGCCTGTTGATCGAGAAAACTGCCGGTCCCCGCCGCACATGAGGTGTTGGTCCGGAAACTGCGGTAGCGGCCATTCTCGTCGAAACCGATCAAACCGTAGGCAGAGCCCCCGACGATCAGAATGGCGCCGATCTTTTTATGAAAGCGACTTGCAGCTTCGATCACGGCGATCCGGTTGTCATATCTCCGGTCCGCTTTGAGAATCGACGGGGTTGACGATGTGGCGGCGACACCGGAAATCCGCTCCGGATCAAAATCGTTCATCATCCTGGTCAGCGTTTCCGGGATATCGCCATGATGAAATTGATAGGCGGTCTTGCCGATTTCCTTTTCAGAAGTGACTTCAGCCATCGATATGGCAACGGACCCGATATCGATTCCTATAAAAGCGGGGCGATCATTCCTTCGTGTCCGGGTCGTGATCGAAGAGATATCCCACCGATCGGAGGCTTTTAAAATAGACGGGCCTTTTGGGGTCGCGTTCAAAATATTTCCTGAATCTGACAATGAAATTGTCTACTGTCCTCGTTGTGGTGCCTCGAGGGTACCCCCAGCCGATTTCCAGGAGTTTTCTTCTCGAAAGGGGTTTACCTCGGTTGGCAATAAAAAGCCTCAAAAGCCTGGCTTCCTGCTCGGTCAGGCTGATCGGCCCGGACGGACCGTCGGCCTTCAGGGTCTGAAAATCGATCCTGTTTCCGCCGAACTCATAGATCCGGGGCAGTGAGGAAACGTTTTTTGCGTCTGATCCGGACCCTCCCCGGGTCCAGGTCTGCCGCGTCAAAAGCCGCTCCACCCGGAGCAAAAACTCATCCAGATTAAAAGGCTTGGCAAGATAATCGTCCACGCCGTACGAGAACCCCTTTATCCGGTCATCGGGCTCTCCTCTGGCCGACAGTATCAGAATCGGAAGACGTTCGTCCTCGAGACGGATATTTCGAAGGACCGACAGCCCGTCAATCCCCGGGAGCATGATGTCCAGCACGATCAAGTCCGGCCGCCATTCTTTCCACTTTTGCAGGGCCGAGTTCCCATCCGCGGCGATCGTCACATCATACCCTTTAAGCGTCAGGTTCAGTTTCAGACCCTCCGCCAGGTGCGCTTCATCTTCCACCACCAGGATTCGTGTCTCGGCGGAATCACCCATAGAAGCCCTCATCCCGGTCAAGCCCCGGGAGCTTTCAGGGGCAGAATCAGGGAAAAAACGGAACCCTTTCCACTCCCTCTCGATTCGGCGGTCATTCTTCCTTTATGCAACCGGGCGATGTTTTCAACCAGATGCAGGCCGAGGCCGGTACCCTTAGCCGACATATCGTCCGAGCGGCCGATCTGATAAAATTTTCTGAAGACCTTCCGGAATTCCGACTTCGGAAGTCCGATGCCGTTGTCTTCAAAACGGATATGCAATCGCCTCCCCCCAGGTTCAAAGGTGATGTCCAGCCGGGGAATTTCGGATTCATTATACTTGATCGCATTGGTGAACAGATTCATCAGCAGAATCTCGAACAGGGCGGGATTGACGGGGTACTGGAAGGATCGTCCCGAAGGATTGTGGATGTGTATTTCAGACCCATCGAAGAGATGACGGTTCTTTTCATAAAACCGCCCGACCTCCTGAACGAGGTCCTCCCTCACGAACTCTCCGCCATAGGTCTTGCTCTCGACTCTTGCGAGGTCCAAGATGCGGTTGATATGGTGGGTCAGCCGGTCGGCGTCCTGAACCATGTACCCGATATACCTGAGTTGCTCTTCCCGGGTCAGCTCATATTTCCGAAACGTCTCCAGATACAGTTTCAACGACGTGACGGGGGTTTTCAGTTCGTGTGTAAAATTGCTGATAAAGTTACGCTGGAGGCGGTAGAGCTGGAATGTCTTTTGATTATAAACAAAGATGGTGAACAGGCCCATCAGGATGATCCCCACAAGGATGGAGAGCACCAGTATCACTACCCAGGTTTGCGAAGCCAGAACCTGATCGGGATCGAGCTTGCCTCTCTCGATCACGCTCTTCAACCCCGTACTGACCTCCACATACCAGTAGATGTACAATATGAGGGACAGGGCCACGGCCGCGATGGAAAAGATGAATATAAGAATCGGGTGAAGAAACCACTTCAATTGACTCATCGCCGCCAACTCCGGTGTCACCCTGAATGGTGGTTTTCGCTGCGTTAGTGAGACATAGGGTCCGTCCCTTTTATTCATGATTCTATTCCCGAAGGGGCGTGAATTCAACCGTTAGCATTCTGAAGATACGTGGGGCTCTGGGAACCCTTCCCGGGGAAGGATTCCTCAAATACCCCGTGATCGGATCGTACCAGTGACGAAACACGGGTTCGCGCCGTTTTTCGGGAAGGACGGTGACTCAGGGAAGAGTCAATGGATAGGATCCGGCAAGACAGGCGATGAGGTATTCACCGCCTGTCGCAGGATGGAATTCAAGCTCAAGGTGTTCCAATTCCCCGTGATGAAGGTGCGCGTTTACCCCTCACTGATGCCCAGGCTGTTCGTCCCTACGGTACGGAATTTCCGGTTCAACCCAACGGCATAGGAGGATTTGGCCGGTTGCTCCTCATGCCCGTAAACCTTATTGAATGGACGATAGGATGTTTTCGGCACTCTCAGGTCTCCAACGATCCGGCATCGCAAGTACTCTTTGATGCTAAAGAAAACGACCAATAACGACATGAACCGGGCAGAGAGATTCATCCTGCCGAATTGTGAACGATAGGATTTCTTGATTTCCTTTAACAGCGTTTCACTCCGCCGGTTTTCAGCAAAAATGGTCGAAGCGCCGAGAAAATATCGCATCATTTTAAGGCGCTTTTGGAAATTCTTCGAACGTCTTCGAATGCGTTCATCCGCATGGTCACTGCAATATAAGTAGCCCCCCAAAGACGTTTTTATGGCTCGTAACATGGAAGCGCCGTTTCTTTTGTAATCCGTTTTAAAAGCGGTACGCAGAAAAGCCTCCGATTCATCTCTTGAAAAATGATCGTGATGAAACCAAATTTTCCCCTGACCGTGTTGGGATTCATAGGGGATATCTTTGATTACTTTTCCCTGTTTTTCATAATCATTGTATAGTTTTGTTCCCGGGATCGGTCCCAAGGGCGAGAATTGCAGATAATCCGGATTCAACGCGGTCACAAAGTCCACATCTTCCCAGATCGTATTTTTATCGTGGTCCTCATTAAACAGGATCAACGATGCCAAAACGCTGATGCCCCTTTTCCTTAATTGCATAAAAAGAGTCTGAAAATCGGTATTTTTGTTCTTGGCATAGACCTCTTTTTTCGATTCAACGCCGATCCAGACAAAGGTAATCCCCATACGCACGAGAATATCCAGGTCACCGATCCCTTTCAGGGTTTCGGCGGAACTGAAGATGGCAAAAGTAAAGTAACGATCGTTCTTTTCCATCAGTTCCAGCAATTCCAGCGCACGATCTTTCATTTTCAAAAAGTTTTCATCCAACACCCCGAAATCCGTGATACCTTTTTCGTCTTCGTAGCGGCAGCAGACATCAAAGATCTCCTGACCGGTTTTTAAGTATGGAATATAATTACCAAAGAAGTGCGAGGTGGCGCAAAAACGGCACTTATTCACACACCCGAGGCCCGTTATAAGAATGCCGGAGTCGGACGGCCAGGGCGCCCCCATGACCTGCCTGTTGAAAGAGCTGTATTCGAGAGGATGCCTGATGGGTTTATCGACGTTTTCCCCCAAAAGTTTTCTCAGGAAATAGACGCCCTCACCTTTGCATATCACATCATGATCGATCATCCCTTCGATATTCGGGATATTTACCCCGTGGCCTCCCAGAATGATTTTTGATGTCGGCGACAATTTACGAATGGCTCGCGCCATCGCCTTGGCTTTCTTGAAATTGGGTATGATAAAGCTGATTCCAATGTAATCATATCCGTTTCTCAATTCCTGTTTAAAGCGTTTAAAGGTCGGAAAATCCAGTACTGTGGTGGGCGTATCTATATTTTCTTTCAAGAAATAGAGCCCCTGGCTTCCATGATTGAATCTGTAGGAGAATATGCCCTGTTCTCTGGTGACCTGATTGTGAAAGAGCTCCATCTTATTTTCTTTTTCGCCGTATTCATCATCAACCCCATACGGCCCGAATACGGAAGTAAGTAATAATTTCATCGGTCTCCCTTAGTGAGAATGTTGTTTGATGTTGAGATTGTGTTTTTCTCTTGAACTTAAATGACGCAGTATACAGCAAAACGAAGAAAGGCTTTGTAAAACAAATGTCAAAGTTATCTTTTGAAGTTGTCGTGCGCGTGCGGTTATCTTCCCACGGTTACCTCGATACCCCCCGAAATTCGGCAGGACAAACAGCCTCGAAACGACCGGCTCATATCCGGATTCTCGCGCCATGGGACGGGGTCGAATCCGCCATCGACGCTTCTTTCGAATACCGTCGTTTTGGTGAAGAAGCGGATTCGGAAATGCGCCGTTTTTTTTCACTTGAAAACATGCCATAATGGCCGGGTTCGGACCGTTTTATTCGAAGACGGTCTCAACCCATCCATCTACGGCAACGAAAGCGAGGAGCGTGGAACATGACCAAACCGCTGGAAGGGGTTCGGGTGCTCGATCTCACACAGTTCGAATCCGGCCCGAGTTGCACATTGTTGTTAGGATACCTCGGTGCGGAAGTGATCAAGGTCGAAAGGCCGGGAGTCGGAGAACCGGCGCGAACCCAGTTTCTGGAGAACCTCGATGAGGGAGACTGCTGGTACTTCCTGATGTTGAACTCGAACAAGAAGAGCATCACGCTGAATCTGAAGAGCGACGAGGGGAAAACCCTGTTCAAAAAACTGGTCGCCCTGGCCGACGTGGTCGTCGAGAATTTCAGGCCGGGAACCATGGACCGGCTGGGTCTGGGACGGGAGATGCTCCAGGAGATCAATCCGCGCCTCATCTATGCGTCCATCAGCGGGTATGGTCTTTCAGGCAAGTACCGGGACTACCCCGCGTTTGACATCATTGCCCAGGCCATGGGCGGAGCCGTGTCCTGCACCGGGTATCCCGACCGGCCGCCGGTGCGGTGCGGTCCGTCCATCGGAGACGTGGTGGGCGGACTCAATCTTACCATCGGCGCCCTTGCGGCCCTATTCCATCGACAAACAACCGGCAAGGGCGAGTTGGTCGAGGTTTCGCTCCAGGAGTCCATCCTGAACCTGCTGCGCTCGGCCTATCAGGGGCACTACCACACGGGGAAACCCATACCGCGCATTGGAAGCCGGTATGTGGGCAACTGCCCGTGGGACACCTACCCCACCAGCGACGGGTATGTGGTTATCGGGGCCCTCACGCCGGACCAGTGGGCGAATCTCTGCGAGGTCATCGGCAGAAGCGACATGGCCCACGCGCCGGGTTTCGAGCGAAGCGCGGACCGCTACTGGAAACACAGGGACGAGGTGGACGGCATGATCGCGAACTGGACGGCAGACAAACCAAAGAAGAACGTCATGGAAAGCCTCGTGGCGCGCGGAGTCCCTTGCGGCATGGTCATGGACAGCGCGGAACTCCTAGAGGATCCTCACCTCCTCGAACGAGAGATGATTGTGGAAATTACGCATCCCCAACGGGGAACGTTCAAGCAATTGGCCTCTCCAGTCCGGATCGGAGACGCGAAACTCGAGGTCACGCCCGCTCCCCTGCTGGGACAGCATAACGAAGAGATCTACTCCCAGCTTTTGGGGTACACGTTGGAGCAGTTGTCCGAGTTGATCGCCAAGAAGATCGTCTAGTGCTGAGTTGCAGAAAATCATTCTATTCTACTGAGGGAAACTTTGAAAAGTTTCCCTCAGGCTCCCTTCAAGCAGTGAAGATTTCTCAGACATAAGATCCGCTGCCGAATTCGGACTAAACGAGGATTTCCCGGGATGCATCATGGACCAACTCCGGAAGACAGCGCCGTGGAGAGTGTACTAGTCAATTGGCGTCACACGGTTGCAAACATATTCCTGCCCGTCAGCGCCATTGTCTACCTGCCGGCAATCGTTCTCCTGGTCACAGGACAGGGCCCACCGCTCGGAGGGCTGGTGCGAGTCGCAGTGGCCGGGTGCTACCTTACGCTCCTATCTTTTGCTCTCTGGCGCCGGATCGAATTCCGGGCGCGAGCGTGGGTAATCCTGGCCTGCGGGTATGCGCTGGCGATACTAATGGGTGTCTCCATTCCCCATGGTTCCTTCGCGCGCGCGTTGCCGATTGCGTTGCCGATCTTCACAATCGTACTGCTCGGTTCGCGGGAGGGTTGGGCCGCCACGGCGTTCAGCGCCGCGGCCCTCTTCTTCGTCCCATTTTTCCACACCGGCCAGGTGCTGCCTGCAGTGCTCAACGCCTCAACGGGACCTCCGATTCCATCGCGCCTCGCCTGGACACAGGCGGCTGCGATGTTGGCATTGCTGTTCGCCCCTGTGATCCTGTTGAACCGCTTCCTCCAGTTCCTGATGCAGTCATTGGGGAGGCTGGAACGAGAGACTCGCGAGCGGGCCGCGGCATACCGTAAACTCGAATATGAGATGCAGGAGAGGCGGCGTTTGGAGCATGAGGTGATCCGGGTCGGGGATGAGGAGCGACGGCGACTGGGAAACGACATTCACGATGGCGTTTGCCAGAAGCTGACCGGAGCGCTTCTTCGCTGCGAAGCGCTGAAGCGGCGACTGGGGCTGGGTGAAAATCTGGCGGTGGGAGAACTCAGCATGCTCTCGTCGCTGATCGAGGAATCCATCGACGAGGCCCACACGGTAGCTCAGGGGCTGGGGCCGCTGGATTCGGACCCCGCGGCGCTTGCCACGGCCCTGGGACTACTCATCAAGCGGACCGGGGAAGCGTCCGGCATATCTTGCCGGTTCGAAACCACGGGTAATGTGAATGTCCCCGAATCCTCGACCGCCCAGCATCTTTACCGCATCGCTCAGGAAGCCGTGAGCAACGCGGCACGGCATGCACATGCCGGTCGGATCGCCGTGACGTTGCGGGGAGGCGAGGATGTCCTGCTTCTGGAGGTGGAAGATGACGGAGACGGTGTGCCCGACGGGACGTCGGCGGTCGGTATGGGCTTCCGAACAATGGCCTATCGGGCGAGCCTGTTGGATGGTGAGCTCACTGTAAGTCCCGCGCCTGCGGGAGGAACCCGCGTGTCCTGCCAAGTACCGCGCGGCAACCTCGCCAGGCTGGAAAAACAGAGGGAGGTCAGCAAAGAGGCGAGCCATGGATAACGACCGGGAGAACAGCTCGAAGCCCCTCCGAGTCCTGATTGTAGATGACCACCCGGCGGTTCGCCAGGGTCTGGGGTTGCTGCTGGGGACGGAGGGAATCACTGTTTGCGCGGAAGCGGGCGGGTGCGCCGAGGCTCTGGCGCGCGTGGACGAGCATCAACCGGATGTGGTGCTTGTGGATCTTTCGCTGGGTGATGAGGACGGCTTCGCCCTTCTCGAAGATCTGCGTGAGCGCGCTCTGCCTTCTCTGGTCTACTCGATGCACGAAGACGGACGGCGCATCGTGAGCGCCTTCTCCGCCGGTGCTCTCGGATATGTCACGAAGCGGGAGGTTCATGGGGTGCTCGCCTTGGCCATTCGAGAGGTGGCCGCGGGCCGCAGGTTCGTCAGCCCCAGGGCGGCTGTCGCTTTGGCCCAACAGGCCATATCCGGGCAAACGGACGAGGTCTACGGGGAGTTGAGCCGTCAGGAGAAAAAGGTCTACCGTCTCTTGGGTCAAGGCGAGACTACCAAGCAGATCGCCGCGGCCATGGACATCAGCACCCGTACAGTTGAATCCTACTGCGCCCGTATTCTGGTAAAGCTGGGCCTGGAAGGGATGAGCGAACTCCGGCGCCACGCCATTAGTTATTTCCATAAGCACACCTTCTGATTCCACACTACTTCCGTGCGGGGGAATTCACTTACAAGAGCGTAAGGGTTTCCCCTTGCACCCATGTAAGCAGATCCCGTTGCATACAAGCCTGCTCCTCCCTGCTATGGTTCATCCAGAGAGGGTATTCCGATCCATTCTCGGTAGGCCCGGCGGTTTGCCCCTCCCAGGCCATTTCAGCCTCTTGGCGGGGGTAAAAGCATCGTTGGTTTTTGTCTGGCTTAATTTGAAAAGGAGGGCGAGGGCATGAAGAAGTTAGTGTTGTTTCTGATTGGTGTTCTACTGTTAGCGCCGGCTGCTGCAATGGGAGCCGCTTGCACCGTCGACCTGATCGCCGGTGGAGGCAACGAAGAAAGCGCACAAGTCGTGGGTACTGTCACGACTTATTCAAACGACGGAGGTCTCACGTGGACTGTGACGTACCAGACCACAGGAGCCTGGCAGATCACGGAAGTGCATTTGGACGTCGCCTGCAATTCGAATGATGTGCCTCAAAAAAACGGAAACCCAATACCGGGCAAGTTCGATCATAAGGCCTATCCGCCCGCCGGCGCCGCCACGTTCTCTTTCCCGGGCGTCCAACCGCTGAATGCGGCCGGTGAAGTTTGCCAAGCCCCCTGCGCGGTGTTCGCCGCGCACGCAGTGGTGCTGGACACATCCGACTGTGTGGACGACGTTTGCCGGAAGGAAACCGCTTGGGCGGAAGGTATCGCTTTCTCAGGAAAAAACTGGGCGACCTATTTCACGTGTTGCTGTGAAACCGAAGTTTGTGGCGATGGCTTGGACAACGACTGCGATGGACTGACGGATTGCAGTGATTCGGATTGCGCAAATGATCCTACCTGCACGGCATCGTGTAGTGTGGTACCAGACCCGGCCCTTTACCCCAACGGAACCTGTGTCAGTCATGTACAACAAATGGATCCTTATTGCTGTACGACTGATTGGGACTCCATATGTGCAGACGAATATTGCGGCTGTGACCCAACCGGGCCTACCTGTACGGGATCCTGCACTGTGGCACCGGATCCTACTCTTTACCCCAACGGAACCTGTGTCAGTCAGGTACAGCAAATGGATTCTTATTGCTGTACGACTGATTGGGACTCCCAATGTGCAGACGAATATTGCGGCTGCGACCCAACCGGACCTGCGTGCGGCGGTACAACCTCCGAAGTCTGTAACGATGGCTTTGACAACGACGGCGATGGACTAGCGGATTGCAGTGATTCAGATTGCGCAAACGATCCCGGCTGCGGCGACCCCAACTCTTGTGTCGGTCACTGCGGCGGCATGGCGCCGGGAGGTTGTTATTGTGATGATAAATGTTTGAGCTTAGGAGATTGCTGTTCGGACGCTTGCTCCGAATGTGGATACTGTCCGGCGCCATAAGTTTTGAAGGGCAATTCTTACGGAACGGGACGATATCTTCATATTCTAAGAGAAGTTCCGAATCCACAAGCCATGATGGTTGATAGAAAAGCCGGATCCTTCACGGACCCGGCTTTTCTATTGCGCGGCATGCAAAGAACCGGATCGCTGAGATCATCTATTAGAAGGTCGGAACCAACTGCTCAAAAGACACTCCGTAAGCACACGCGGGGGTTCATCGAAGTATTCGGAAGGAAAAGGGATCAGGTAAGACCTTGAAGTGAGTGGTGGGCGATGCGAGATTCGAACTCACGACCTTTGGTTCCGGAGACCAACGCTCTATCCAACTGAGCTAATCGCCCACGCGTTCTCCTTGTAGCGGAAGCGTCGTATAAAGTCAACCATTCAGCATGCCTTTCCGCAGAGGGTCGATCAAAGTTTTCCCTCGCCGATCCCTGACCCCGCCGGAAGCCACGCCCCGGCGCCATACCCACTTGAAATCCACGAGCTCCCAGTGTAGGTTACTCCTCACCGTTCAGCAGTTAATAAAGCAATGACCTGAGCATGTTCGCGGCTTGTCCTGTGCCTCGCGCACGGCGCGTGGCGCCCGCCTAAAGGTTTTGGGTGGGAGGTCCGGAGGGAACCTTTTTCCAAAAAGGTTCCCTCCGGCTCGATAAAAGATTCAGGTTCCTACATATGTCCACTCGAGCGATCCAGTTTCTGGGTAAACAAGGCGTCCCTTACGGGGTCGTGAAATACGAGCATATCGAGAAGGGGGCGGAATTCGCTTCGCAGGCCATCGGGTTGCCTTTGGAGCAGACCATCAAGACGCTGGTGGTGGATGTGTCCCCCGAGGGTCCGGTTTTTCTGCTCATGCCGGGGCACGTGCAGGCGGATATGAAAGCCCTCGCCAAGGCGCTGAAAGCCAAACGAGCCGCCCTGGCGGATACCAAAACAGCGGAACGCCTCACGGGCTACCTCGTGGGAGGCATCAGTCCTTTCGGCAGCAAGAAGAGGCTGCCCGTGTACATGGAAGCGTCATTACTGGATCATCGAGAAGTGGCGATCAACGGCGGACAGCGGGGAACCCTGCTGATCATGTCGCCCCGGGACATTCTGAAAGCGGCCTCCGCGCGCACGATTACCGTATCTCAATGACCAAGCGGGTGTGTCACCATTCGTCCTCCTCCGCCAATGCCGGCCTCGATCCTGGATTCTTTGGATTCATTGAATTTTTCAGGATTCCGGATCTCACTGCGTTCGTCCGGAATGACGTTTCTGAATTGTCGCACAGTCTTAAGAGACAGAGAGATACCTTGCTGCCGCTTCCGCGGAAGCAGTTTTTGGGGACATAGCGAACACGCACCATGCGGATGAGAATCCCTGGTCTTTACCATCGAGGTGGATATTCTAAAGGAACACTTGATAAATGAATCGGAACCAGAAGCCGTATATGAGGAACTTCTGAAGGAATATGGAACGAAGGTCCGGTACGAAGCGCACGAGGAGCGGAATTTCATCGGCGAAAATGACTTGGATACCATCCAAAAAACATTGATCGATGCCTATCTGAAAAGCGCCCTTCCCTATTTGTCCAAACCGGACTTTGCCCGCAGACTGGTCCTGAAAAAGCTGCACGAGGTTCGGGATCCCATGCACAAGTTTCGCAAGGAGAGCACGCACAACCCATTGTATTCTACTTGAATGGATGCGGGGGGCTTCCTTCTCTCTGTGGGAACGGTAACGGAAAGTCCAAAACGTATCGATAACAGGGAATGAAGGCGGGATCGCTGAGGGATGGCTCAGGAGCTTCCCCCAAGAGGCGATTGACCCGCAAGCGCCTTCCGCAGGAGCCTGCCCTGATCTTGTCGAGGGGTGGCGCCCGGACTGAGAAGTTTTGAAAGAGGGGCGCGGGGGGAACCCCGCCCGGGGGCGGGATTTCAAAGGTTTTCCCCCCGTGACTGATCATCACCAACCCTACAGTCGTCAGAGCCGTTCTTCGTGGCGTCACCGTCCTCGACCGGGGCTTCGAGGGGCGGCGCTGCTTCCTCTTCCGGTTCCCCGCGGAACCAGCGGACAATGCCTCCGATGAGCACCACCGCGCTGATGAGAATGATCAGATTGGACGCAAAAAAGGTAAGTACGAAATACTGCGGGGATGTGAGGGCGTAGGCGGCCAGGAGCAGATCGATGCCGAAAATCAGAAAGATCACTGAAAGCGCGGATTGAATCAGACAGGACCAGGTCCGGAATCCCCTAAACCGGAGATGCATATCCGCACATCCGATCCAGCCGGTCTTTCATCTCGTTCAGCCGACGTTCGAGAATCCGGTTGTACGTTTCGAGCACTTCCGGGCCGCCGCGCGGCACGACAATCGGATCTTCGTACAGGACCACCGCCTTGCCGAAAGGCCTCGGCAACATGGTCGCATCCCATGTTTTTTTGAACGTAATGGGATTACGGGTCGACCACAGCACCGGCATGACGGGCACTCCGGTGAGCTGCGCCAGAAGCACCATGCCCGGTTTTGACTTGAACGCGGGACCCCTGGGACCGTCCAGCACGGTCGAGCAGTACAGCCCCCCGTTTTTCAGGTGTCGCACCATCTTCCGCAGGGCTTCCCCACCCCCCCGGCTGCTGGACCCGCGTGCGGGTATGGTGCCCGTTCGCTCGGCGAAACGGGTGATATACTCGCCGTCCCGGCTCTGGCTGAACATCACCATGGCGTGGATATACCCCAGGTGATACAGGAAAAAAATGGCTCCCCTGTGCCAGGTGGCAAAGATGAACCGTTCTTTTCGGGATAGGATGCGCTGGAAGTTGCCGGGCTTGAGAATATCCACGCGAACGGTGGAAAACCAGGCTT
It encodes the following:
- a CDS encoding radical SAM protein, encoding MKLLLTSVFGPYGVDDEYGEKENKMELFHNQVTREQGIFSYRFNHGSQGLYFLKENIDTPTTVLDFPTFKRFKQELRNGYDYIGISFIIPNFKKAKAMARAIRKLSPTSKIILGGHGVNIPNIEGMIDHDVICKGEGVYFLRKLLGENVDKPIRHPLEYSSFNRQVMGAPWPSDSGILITGLGCVNKCRFCATSHFFGNYIPYLKTGQEIFDVCCRYEDEKGITDFGVLDENFLKMKDRALELLELMEKNDRYFTFAIFSSAETLKGIGDLDILVRMGITFVWIGVESKKEVYAKNKNTDFQTLFMQLRKRGISVLASLILFNEDHDKNTIWEDVDFVTALNPDYLQFSPLGPIPGTKLYNDYEKQGKVIKDIPYESQHGQGKIWFHHDHFSRDESEAFLRTAFKTDYKRNGASMLRAIKTSLGGYLYCSDHADERIRRRSKNFQKRLKMMRYFLGASTIFAENRRSETLLKEIKKSYRSQFGRMNLSARFMSLLVVFFSIKEYLRCRIVGDLRVPKTSYRPFNKVYGHEEQPAKSSYAVGLNRKFRTVGTNSLGISEG
- a CDS encoding sensor histidine kinase, whose amino-acid sequence is MHHGPTPEDSAVESVLVNWRHTVANIFLPVSAIVYLPAIVLLVTGQGPPLGGLVRVAVAGCYLTLLSFALWRRIEFRARAWVILACGYALAILMGVSIPHGSFARALPIALPIFTIVLLGSREGWAATAFSAAALFFVPFFHTGQVLPAVLNASTGPPIPSRLAWTQAAAMLALLFAPVILLNRFLQFLMQSLGRLERETRERAAAYRKLEYEMQERRRLEHEVIRVGDEERRRLGNDIHDGVCQKLTGALLRCEALKRRLGLGENLAVGELSMLSSLIEESIDEAHTVAQGLGPLDSDPAALATALGLLIKRTGEASGISCRFETTGNVNVPESSTAQHLYRIAQEAVSNAARHAHAGRIAVTLRGGEDVLLLEVEDDGDGVPDGTSAVGMGFRTMAYRASLLDGELTVSPAPAGGTRVSCQVPRGNLARLEKQREVSKEASHG
- a CDS encoding CoA transferase — protein: MTKPLEGVRVLDLTQFESGPSCTLLLGYLGAEVIKVERPGVGEPARTQFLENLDEGDCWYFLMLNSNKKSITLNLKSDEGKTLFKKLVALADVVVENFRPGTMDRLGLGREMLQEINPRLIYASISGYGLSGKYRDYPAFDIIAQAMGGAVSCTGYPDRPPVRCGPSIGDVVGGLNLTIGALAALFHRQTTGKGELVEVSLQESILNLLRSAYQGHYHTGKPIPRIGSRYVGNCPWDTYPTSDGYVVIGALTPDQWANLCEVIGRSDMAHAPGFERSADRYWKHRDEVDGMIANWTADKPKKNVMESLVARGVPCGMVMDSAELLEDPHLLEREMIVEITHPQRGTFKQLASPVRIGDAKLEVTPAPLLGQHNEEIYSQLLGYTLEQLSELIAKKIV
- a CDS encoding response regulator transcription factor, which produces MGDSAETRILVVEDEAHLAEGLKLNLTLKGYDVTIAADGNSALQKWKEWRPDLIVLDIMLPGIDGLSVLRNIRLEDERLPILILSARGEPDDRIKGFSYGVDDYLAKPFNLDEFLLRVERLLTRQTWTRGGSGSDAKNVSSLPRIYEFGGNRIDFQTLKADGPSGPISLTEQEARLLRLFIANRGKPLSRRKLLEIGWGYPRGTTTRTVDNFIVRFRKYFERDPKRPVYFKSLRSVGYLFDHDPDTKE
- a CDS encoding HAMP domain-containing histidine kinase codes for the protein MSQLKWFLHPILIFIFSIAAVALSLILYIYWYVEVSTGLKSVIERGKLDPDQVLASQTWVVILVLSILVGIILMGLFTIFVYNQKTFQLYRLQRNFISNFTHELKTPVTSLKLYLETFRKYELTREEQLRYIGYMVQDADRLTHHINRILDLARVESKTYGGEFVREDLVQEVGRFYEKNRHLFDGSEIHIHNPSGRSFQYPVNPALFEILLMNLFTNAIKYNESEIPRLDITFEPGGRRLHIRFEDNGIGLPKSEFRKVFRKFYQIGRSDDMSAKGTGLGLHLVENIARLHKGRMTAESRGSGKGSVFSLILPLKAPGA